The following is a genomic window from Planctomycetia bacterium.
AGGCGTCCCGCCGCTAAGCCAACGAAGATTTAGGGACTTGCAATTAAATCGGTCGGGCTGATTTCGTAACATCGAAGCAACTGGTTTTCGGAAGGGAATACTCCCTAAACTGGGTAACCCGCTTCGCATCAGTGAGATCCAAACCTTTCCGAACTGGAGAATACCCGCCTCCTCGTCAGTTCTCGCGGCGTTAACCTCGAAAACATCGACGGCTTTGAGAATCCGCCGGTCTTCCGCGGTTCGCCGGCGTTGGTCAATCTCCAGCTCACCGCGCCCTACGGCCGCAGCGGAGAGCTCACATCACTCCGTGCGTTTTCCACCGGCGCCGCCTTGCAGCACATGCCCAGGACGCTCGTCCGCAATACTGACCCATCGGCCGGGCCGCATGAGTCGTTTGATTCCTGACGTGAGCTGGTTATCCAATCAGGCCGGACTTGCATTGATTGCGCCCGCAGCGCTTGGCTTCATAGAGGAGCTTGTCGGATTGCGCAATCAGCGTTTCTGCGGTCAGCGTTTCCGTCGGCATGGACGTAGCAGCCAGGCCGATGCTCACCGTCGGCGAATACGATCCTGAGGCGACGCTGATTGAGATTCCGCTGATCGCGATGCGGAGCCGTTCCGCCAGAGACGCGGCTGCCGGCAGTTCGCTCTCCGCGGCGATCACGGCGAATTCCTCACCGCCATATCGAGCTGCGTAGTCACACTTTCGGACCGTCTCCTTCAAAACCCGGCCCACCTGCTTCAGGACTTCGTCTCCGATCTGGTGCCCGTACCCGTCATTCACCTGTTTGAAGTGATCCAGGTCGAGCATCAGCAGCGCGAGCGGGCGGCCGTGCCGGCGCGATCGCTCCACTTCCGCGGCGAGCCTCGCGTCGAACCCTTTTCGATTGGTCAATCCGGTCAGGCCGTCGGTGATCGCCTGGCTTTCCAGTTTCTTCGCTTGCTTGACCAATTCCTGACGCTCCAGACCGCCGGCCACGTTCAACTGCTCCGCGAGATCGCGCGCCTGATCCTCGATCACCTCTGGATCGGGCAGTTCATCCAGCGAGATACCCAACATGCCGGCAGTTTGCCGAAATTGATCTTCAATCACGGAAATCTCAATCACTTGCTGCGGCCGATTACCCTCGAAGCCCTTCGACAATCCGCAGAGTACGTCCGCGATCTTCTTGGCGTGGAGAACGGCTTCGGCGATCTGCCTGGCCTCGGCGGTCGGGGCTGCCGCCGGATTCAACTGATACCGCACGGAATCTACAAGCAGGGCAGGCAACTTCCACTGGCCCAGAAGCTCTGCGCCGATCTCAATGTGAGATTCCCCGAGGACCGCCTTCTCCTCGTCGATCCCATCCGCCATGAGATTGGGCAGTCTTGCCAGAACGCCGTCATACTCCTCGGGCATCGCCGTCACAAACGCGAGCCTGCCGATTCGCGCAAGCAACCCGGCGGTAAACGCCTCATCCGCCCGCGCCGGACAGCCGACCGCCATGATCCCGCGGGCAGCCGTGGCGATGGCCGTCGCATGCGCCCAGAAGACGTCATAATTAAAGTGAGGGCATTTGGGCTGGTGGCTCTTTCGTACAAGTGAGAATCCCAGCGCCGTCACTTTGACGCTGCGGATACCCAGCATCGTGACCGCCTGCTGAACGCTGGTGATTTCACTCCGCGGACCCACCATGGGAGAGTTGGCGTACTTGAGCAGGCGCGCCGACATGGCCGGATCCGTCAGAATTAAATCCGAGATTTGTTTGACGGTGACATCCGGCGACTCGGCCAGCTCAAGTATCTTCAGTGCCGTGGTCGACGGGCTCGGCAGACGTTGAGTCCGGGCAAGTTGAGCGTACAACGAAGATTTCAAGAAAGGAGCCTCCATCTCATCGCGGCGGCTCCGCTATGAGGGAAGGCACAACCGTCGATGGCTCTAAACAAGCTTGGCGCGAGACCCTGTCGTGACCAACACCGGATTAAAGACCCGGCTTGTCACGAATTTGGGATTTATCTAGAAAGTATCGGCACCATCAGCGGCGTTGTAAATGAGATTTGGAACCAATTGAGCGAAAATGAGAGTGGCGATTTTTTCCTCACTCGAACGACTGATTCTTCCGAGTGAGGCTGTCCCTTGAGCGCAATTTGCGCAGGTATCGTAATGTCGCAATTTGAGATCAATCCACGGTGTAAGACGGCCTTTTCGTGCTTGCATGGTCGTCGACGTTGACTAATCGAATTCGAGGACGCCCTTGCCGAGGTCGTAAATCAGCCCGACCAGCAGCAGTCCGAAAAAGATTGCCATCTCGACAAAGAGAAAGTTCAGAAGCGGAAGGTCACCGGCCGAGTGGGCGCTCATGAAGTTCACCGCCCACGGATACAGAAAAATAAGCTCCACGTCGAACAGCAGAAACAGCATCGCGACGAGGTAGAACCGAACGTTGAACCTCCGTCGCGCATCGCCGACGGTCGGCATGCCCGATTCGTACGTCGCGTCCTTCCTGTCGCCGGTGCGCTTGGCCTTCGGGATCAGGTGAGTCAGCAACATGATCACGGTCGAGACGACCATCGTGAAAACGACCAGCACCACGATCGGGCCATAGCCGAGATCGGACGCAGCCATCATCAAATCACAGTTTCCAGCCATAACGGCATCCTAATCAGGATTCGATGGATGAGGAAGGGCGCCGTGACCGCCCGGCCCGGCCGCCGCTTCCGCCTGATCGGTGGCCCCTGCCTTTGACAACGAAGCCACCCACTGGGATGCTGTTGGGCGTTGTGGACTGCGTCCGCACACTTGGGGTATCGGCCCGATGCTTGGTCGTGACATTCCGATTGTTCGGGGGCTTTCCGCGATAGACGCTGGGATGATGCGTTGAGCAAGCGGCGCCCATTTTCGATCCTGCCTCAACCGGACGGCACCACATGCGGACCGACCTGTCTGCACGCCGTCTACCAACATTACGGTGACAGGCTCTCCCTTGACCGCGTCATCCGCGAGGTGCCCGCGCTGAAGCAGGGCGGCACGCTGGCTGTCTTCCTCGCCTGCCACGCGCTTCGGCGTGGATATCACGCCAGGATTTACACATTTAACCTGAAAGTGTTCGATCCGTCGTGGTTCGACGGACGTCAGCGCGTCGATCTCCGCGCCAAGCTGGTCGCCCAGGCGAAGCAGAAACACTCACCCAAGCTTCGCAGGGCGACGAAGGGGTATCTCGAATTCCTGGATCTCGGCGGCGAAATCCACTTCGAAGACATCAGCAGGTCGCTGATTCGCGATGCGCTGGTCCATGACCGACCAATCCTGACCGGGCTCAGTGCCACCTATCTCTATCGCATGCCCCGCGAGCACGGAGAGACAGGGCGGGAGGACGATATTCGCGGTGTGCCCTGCGGGCACTTTGTCGTCTTATGCAGCTACAACCGCAAGAAGCGGGAAGTTTTGGTGGCCGACCCGCTCGATCCGAATCCGCTGGCCAAAGGCCACGTTTATTCAATCGGGGTTGACCGCGCGATCGGGGCGATCCTGCTCGGCGTGCTCACCTATGATGCAAACATG
Proteins encoded in this region:
- a CDS encoding GGDEF domain-containing protein, with protein sequence MKSSLYAQLARTQRLPSPSTTALKILELAESPDVTVKQISDLILTDPAMSARLLKYANSPMVGPRSEITSVQQAVTMLGIRSVKVTALGFSLVRKSHQPKCPHFNYDVFWAHATAIATAARGIMAVGCPARADEAFTAGLLARIGRLAFVTAMPEEYDGVLARLPNLMADGIDEEKAVLGESHIEIGAELLGQWKLPALLVDSVRYQLNPAAAPTAEARQIAEAVLHAKKIADVLCGLSKGFEGNRPQQVIEISVIEDQFRQTAGMLGISLDELPDPEVIEDQARDLAEQLNVAGGLERQELVKQAKKLESQAITDGLTGLTNRKGFDARLAAEVERSRRHGRPLALLMLDLDHFKQVNDGYGHQIGDEVLKQVGRVLKETVRKCDYAARYGGEEFAVIAAESELPAAASLAERLRIAISGISISVASGSYSPTVSIGLAATSMPTETLTAETLIAQSDKLLYEAKRCGRNQCKSGLIG
- a CDS encoding NADH-quinone oxidoreductase subunit A, yielding MAGNCDLMMAASDLGYGPIVVLVVFTMVVSTVIMLLTHLIPKAKRTGDRKDATYESGMPTVGDARRRFNVRFYLVAMLFLLFDVELIFLYPWAVNFMSAHSAGDLPLLNFLFVEMAIFFGLLLVGLIYDLGKGVLEFD